In Columba livia isolate bColLiv1 breed racing homer chromosome 6, bColLiv1.pat.W.v2, whole genome shotgun sequence, a single genomic region encodes these proteins:
- the PCGF6 gene encoding polycomb group RING finger protein 6 has product MDTEVEVGSVVSGLSAGDGAGAVPADEDQEMEGAPSCSGSRSLPFEFERSRSESSGDEDDDEDDEEEEMEEEELEGDAGARFGTDDGELDSDDDRERMINLAELTPYILCSICKGYFIDATTITECLHTFCKSCIVRHFYYSNRCPKCNIVVHQTQPLYNIRLDRQLQDIVYKLVVNLEEREKKQMHDFYKERGLEVPKPAVPQPVPASRGRPRKVLGSVFRIPPELDISILLEFIGANEGTGNFKPLEKKFVRVSGAATIGHVEKFLRRKMDLDPTCQVDIICGDHLLEHYQTLREIRQAIGESAVQDGLLVLHYGLVVSPLAVT; this is encoded by the exons ATGGACACGGAGGTGGAGGTTGGCTCCGTGGTCTCGGGGCTGTCGGCCGGGGATGGAGCAGGAGCGGTCCCGGCCGATGAGGATCAGGAGATGGAGGGGGCTCCCAGCTGTTCGGGGTCGCGCTCCCTCCCCTTCGAGTTCGAGCGGAGCCGCTCGGAGTCCAGCGGCGATGAGGACGACGACGAAGACGACGAggaagaggagatggaggaagaggagctcGAGGGTGACGCCGGGGCTCGGTTCGGGACGGACGACGGGGAGCTCGATTCGGACGACGACCGGGAG CGTATGATAAACCTCGCAGAGTTGACCCCTTACATCCTGTGTTCCATCTGCAAAGGTTACTTTATTGATGCTACAACTATTACAGAATGTCTGCACACCT tTTGTAAAAGCTGCATAGTGAGACACTTCTACTATAGCAACAGATGTCCAAAATGCAACATCGTTGTACATCAGACACAGCCCCTTTATAATATCAG ACTGGACCGGCAACTGCAAGACATAGTCTATAAATTAGTTGTCAATTTGGAGGAAA gagagaaaaaacaaatgcatgaCTTCTATAAAGAAAGAGGATTAGAAGTGCCCAAACCAG CTGTCCCACAGCCAGTTCCAGCAAGCAGAGGAAGACCTCGAAAAGTTCTGGGCTCTGTGTTCCGGATCCCACCAGAACTTGACATCTCCATACTTCTGGAGTTCATAGG agctAACGAAGGCACAGGGAATTTTAAG CCTTTGGAAAAGAAGTTTGTGCGTGTTTCAGGGGCGGCAACAATTGGACATGTGGAGAAAttcctcagaagaaaaatggatcTGGACCCTACTTGTCAG GTGGACATAATATGTGGTGATCACCTGCTGGAACACTACCAGACACTGAGGGAAATTCGTCAAGCCATAGGAGAGAGTGCAGTACAG GATGGTTTACTTGTACTGCACTATGGCCTGGTAGTATCTCCACTAGCTGTGACTTAA